A single window of Lytechinus variegatus isolate NC3 chromosome 8, Lvar_3.0, whole genome shotgun sequence DNA harbors:
- the LOC121420196 gene encoding uncharacterized protein LOC121420196 produces MEHTSTFAGEHTAIAPTSATKNTTSTTSTGTIVTSPNTPSSIVSDNDDQSDIRQETTLMSSDTETGNLHLEWNVSLMTPSAVQVECVCTADYSRQDGSSNPYYLQAVCSGDQINFGHAFRYLIQQSGCACPDAGFIESHCDPVIVTEVSAWTATLSWRQVEEATWEYSIFYTGPNGTKVTQCGGGATSIRLTDLYAASAYQIKVMAITTGGQSKLVGKTNFTTLAEGTLTHDGQGELCVMNVSSSIKVITNNDISECKCHRATDQYPCGNIMQDVCAKSLQNGFPVNSIWYKAIDLLNTIVCECRSSQLVEYCNVLQDMSEDPCERNPCLNGGSCADTDWCKCYYPDWFRDDCNVNPTSQSTKTEETTKANVHPRAPSNPPNNTENMAVIISSTTGSLSIMCVILVLCLHLYFKKRRRQDDRRAEKKIIERMSSAHFENPAYQMDKAAGDIVPPPIRPRPISSLPVGSGDLDGIYTEYIYVDQATPSPSERGSTAKDLLGNGEYIYVVEPFAQTHCGSDEGPLCPLPTAPPPPAGEYIYFDQGASPKTRSGTGNRYVLDPTEKKCPGKGEAPSAPSKLGSQMKPELPRSNIQPSPLKASADLSNIMSAGSDDVDSGNECIYEELPEMVEGEIVDIKTCPSMSVGSVKADVDGELYLLPCV; encoded by the exons ATGG AACATACGTCAACTTTTGCTGGAGAACATACAGCTATTGCTCCTACTTCCGCTACTAAAAACACTACATCAACTACTTCCACCGGTACCATTGTCACCTCTCCTAATACACCGTCTTCGATTGtaagtgataatgatgatcagaGCGACATAAGGCAAGAGACAACATTAATGAGCTCTGACACGGAGACAGGTAATTTGCATTTGGAGTGGAACGTCTCTCTAATGACACCATCAGCAGTCCAGGTAGAATGCGTGTGCACTGCTGATTATTCAAGACAAGATGGTAGCAGCAATCCTTACTATTTACAAG CTGTATGTTCGGGAGACCAAATCAACTTTGGACACGCTTTCCGCTATTTGATTCAACAATCTGGATGCGCGTGCCCTGATGCTGGCTTCATAGAGTCACACTGCGACCCAG TGATAGTTACAGAAGTTTCAGCGTGGACGGCAACGTTGTCATGGCGACAGGTCGAAGAGGCGACATGGGAATATTCGATATTTTACACTGGTCCAAATGGTACGAAAGTGACCCAATGTGGAGGTGGGGCTACTTCTATCCGTCTTACCGATCTTTATGCAGCTTCTGCATACCAGATAAAAGTGATGGCAATTACGACAGGCGGTCAATCTAAACTAGTCGGCAAGACTAACTTCACCACACTCGCAGAAG GTACACTCACTCATGATGGACAAGGTGAACTTTGTGTAATGAATGTCTCATCGAGTATAAAAGTGATTACAAACAATGATATATCTGAATGTAAATGCCATCGAGCCACGGATCAGTACCCATGTGGGAATATAATGCAAG ATGTGTGCGCCAAAAGTCTTCAGAATGGTTTTCCTGTTAATAGTATTTGGTACAAAGCTATCGACCTATTGAATACGATCGTGTGTGAATGCAGGTCTTCTCAGCTCGTAGAATACTGCAACGTGCTACAAG ACATGTCTGAAGATCCGTGCGAGAGAAACCCTTGTCTAAATGGAGGCTCTTGCGCGGATACCGACTGGTGTAAATGCTATTATCCTGATTGGTTTCGAGACGACTGCAACGTTA ATCCGACCAGCCAATCAACAAAAACAGAAG aaaCGACCAAGGCAAATGTGCATCCTCGTGCTCCGAGTAATCCTCCAAATAATACAGAAAACATGG CAGTAATCATTAGCAGTACGACTGGATCTCTTTCGATAATGTGTGTTATCTTAGTCCTTTGTCTCCacttgtatttcaaaaaaag GCGTAGGCAAGACGATAGACGTGCTGAAAAGAAGATCATCGAAAGAATGTCTTCAGCTCACTTCGAAAACCCAGCTTACCAAATGGACAAGGCGGCAGGGGACATCGTGCCTCCTCCCATACGCCCGCGTCCAATTTCATCTCTTCCCGTTGGCAGTGGAGACTTAGACGGTATATACACGGAGTATATCTATGTCGATCAGGCCACTCCATCACCATCCGAAAGGGGTTCGACTGCAAAGGATCTACTCGGTAACGGAGAATATATTTATGTCGTGGAACCGTTTGCACAAACGCATTGTGGCTCGGATGAAGGACCACTCTGCCCGCTTCCAACTGCCCCGCCGCCACCCGCAGGAGAATATATTTACTTTGACCAGGGTGCCTCTCCCAAGACGAGATCTGGGACCGGAAATCGCTACGTGCTTGACCCAACGGAGAAGAAATGTCCTGGAAAGGGCGAAGCACCGAGCGCTCCCTCCAAGCTTGGCTCTCAGATGAAGCCGGAGTTGCCTCGCTCAAACATCCAACCCTCCCCTCTGAAAGCATCTGCAGATCTATCTAACATCATGTCTGCGGGATCTGATGATGTTGATAGTGGAAATGAATGCATATACGAAGAGTTGCCAGAAATGGTCGAAGGTGAGATAGTAGATATTAAGACATGCCCTTCCATGTCGGTTGGTTCAGTTAAGGCTGATGTCGATGGTGAATTGTACTTGCTGCCATGTGTTTGA